AAACACATCTCTACGGTTAGTTTTTGCCCGTCAGCGGTAAAAAACTGCGGCTGGGCAAAAAGAGAAACACTGCCTTTCAGACAGAGAAAAAAAATCGAAACATAGAAAACGCGCCAAAAGAAAGGGGTAGAAAAAATCATAGTAAAAAGGTTTTCTTATCAGAAATGCAGCCTGCCACAAAAAGGGTCAAGGCAAAGATAAGAAAGAGAATCCGAAAAATACACAGACAAGGCTGTTTTTATGAAAAAATGCTTACAAGACACAAACAAAAATGCCTTTTTCTACAAACTGAAAGACAAAATTGCGCCTGCAATCGTGGCTGTCATCATACAGGCTAAGGTAGCGGCTAAAAGGGCTTTGAATCCCAAACGCGAGAGAGTTGCTTGCTGGTTGGGTGCCATGCCGCCAATGCCCCCAATTTGAATAGCAATCGAGCTAAAATTAGAAAAACCACAAAGGGCGTATGTGGCAATGATAATCGATTTGGGTGAGATGGTGCTGGCGGTTTTCATTTCACCTAAGCTATTATAGGCGATAAATTCGTTGATGGCAGTTTTTTGCCCCAAAAGGCTGCCTACTTGCAGGGTATCTTGCCACTCTACGCCCATGGCAAAGGCGGCAGGGCGGAAAAGTTGTCCTAAAATGTACTCAAACGAAAGATTTTGAAAAATGCCGTTGGTGCTTTCGGCGATAAGCGCGTTGAGGCTAAACCAATCGCCTATCATCTGAAAAAGATAGTTTAGAAGGGCAATCACCCCGATAAAAGCCAACAACATGCCCCCTATATTGAGGGCTAATTTTAGCCCATCTGCCGCTCCATTCGACATCGCATCTATCAAGTTTGCGCCCAAACTTTCTTTATTTACTTTCAATTCGCTATCAGTTAGTTCCTTGTTCGCTTCGGGCAGCAATATTTTCGCCATCACAATACCCGCAGGCGCGTTCATAATAGAGGCACTAAGCAAATGCGCCGCAAAACGCGCACGCTCGGCATCACTATCACCTCCCAAAAAAGCGACATACGCCGCCATCACGCCCCCTGCAATCGTCGCCATGCCGCCCGTCATCAGGCACATAAGTTCCGATTCGGTCATCTTGGGTATGAAAGGGCGCACTAAAAGGGGGGCTTCGGTCTGCCCTAAAAAAATGTTGCCTGCTGCTGAAAGGCTTTCTGCTCCCGAAAGGCGCATTGTTTTTGCCATGACCCAAGCAATGCCATAGACGATTTTTTGTAAGATGCCCAAATAGTAGAGTCCTGCGGAAACAGTAGAAAAGAACACCACCGTAGGCAATACTTTGAAGGCGAAGATAAAGCCAAACTTGCTATTATCTATCAGTCCGCCAA
This Hugenholtzia roseola DSM 9546 DNA region includes the following protein-coding sequences:
- a CDS encoding NupC/NupG family nucleoside CNT transporter; translated protein: MDLLRGLVGIALLIGVAFLFSRDRSKIDWQLVGIGIVLQIIFGILVTQVEAVKMGFQAVSEGFVRFLSFADKGAEFVFGGLIDNSKFGFIFAFKVLPTVVFFSTVSAGLYYLGILQKIVYGIAWVMAKTMRLSGAESLSAAGNIFLGQTEAPLLVRPFIPKMTESELMCLMTGGMATIAGGVMAAYVAFLGGDSDAERARFAAHLLSASIMNAPAGIVMAKILLPEANKELTDSELKVNKESLGANLIDAMSNGAADGLKLALNIGGMLLAFIGVIALLNYLFQMIGDWFSLNALIAESTNGIFQNLSFEYILGQLFRPAAFAMGVEWQDTLQVGSLLGQKTAINEFIAYNSLGEMKTASTISPKSIIIATYALCGFSNFSSIAIQIGGIGGMAPNQQATLSRLGFKALLAATLACMMTATIAGAILSFSL